From the genome of Uranotaenia lowii strain MFRU-FL chromosome 1, ASM2978415v1, whole genome shotgun sequence, one region includes:
- the LOC129740413 gene encoding TATA box-binding protein-associated factor RNA polymerase I subunit B, giving the protein MAGETCEVCGQKDFTAEGGFFYCVECGTKSRTHGQQLVEEFDTEAVNQGVRGIKLKVENKILMITSYEQINYILLAFTERLISFGAGENLKLTVLQMWTSYLRRMEIAFFDKEKPEKPRLSAFFLPIDAAIIYSRKLPRAPKRPRRASTGPSQTSEGEMSETQSLASRRILNRRSRANQRRLLNAEHDSFLSDQQSDVNRSLHEMSVRSLNTSQQSGEESDASSRSSLLSANGGPKVRFSRLARVRMKRKMKLSSRYIDKLEQDTDWKVIQQSKQKGGVRGTLKRKGNVELGDPENLVPLVIYGLLGLALNVSGSEVQLADVVRFIREDHLSNDNLIQYLPQEIDPTCYASTLPRLQKTPVTSHTTLRNSAFKFAEMIHATPVMPNLAKLCLRYLQELQLPLELHGYINNLMDWFHPVMKRSSSCMPNYEGRAMAFILFALKLLFGLNDNTEVRISSSVADLNRLNAQTGNQTKTAFVFTEWLEYIEARKVIISQVYYPVNRLTATDDNVAPDPGLFISFNSKKINPTDATKPTTSDKSRREHLTRLKDITSTIIQTYYKPNRTKPTTSIDFEPSLTPYRSYLETIMLAQKNDSSIHIPEFMSVDHTDRTIEPLINISEFRRLLQENCRIKLRARKLKSNLESFHFIKPLTNVSSQVIDDFYKVHVNCTETDWCPLDKSQNPAPTSNEILDEIVVRNEIDRQYTALQKPKSSDGIATKLAKLDESIAASESMFSDTASFMYYPYQQSPIETANLPLRHHTLLVPNYDYWVRPINRPEQAAATLNCCCLPDNFYLVLNECARVVENSPLVIYQELIVLEDYFFYAVQPPERWCEMADPCAARKNIFRENSNIGDRSTTMRVVNSVSKY; this is encoded by the exons ATGGCCGGAGAAACTTGTGAAGTGTGCGGCCAGAAAGACTTCACCGCTGAAGGAGGATTCTTTTACTGCGTGGAATGTGGTACAAAATCGCGTACGCATGGCCAACAGCTGGTTGAAGAGTTTGATACGGAGGCCGTGAACCAGGGCGTTCGCGGTATCAAGCTGAAGGTGGAGAATA AAATTCTTATGATCACAAGCTACGAGCAGATCAACTATATCTTGTTGGCATTTACCGAACGTTTGATCAGTTTTGGTGCAGGGGAGAACCTCAAATTAACGGTCCTGCAAATGTGGACCAGTTATCTGCGACGAATGGAGATAGCTTTCTTTGATAAAGAGAAGCCGGAGAAACCTCGCCTCAGTGCTTTCTTTCTACCAAT CGACGCTGCCATCATCTACAGCCGCAAGCTGCCTAGGGCCCCGAAAAGGCCACGTCGGGCAAGCACGGGTCCTTCGCAAACTTCTGAGGGAGAAATGTCCGAGACGCAATCACTGGCCAGCAGACGGATCCTGAATCGTAGGTCCCGTGCCAACCAACGGCGTCTTCTGAATGCCGAGCATGATTCCTTTTTGTCGGACCAGCAAAGTGATGTAAACCGTTCCTTGCACGAAATGTCGGTACGTTCTTTGAATACCAGCCAACAGTCGGGGGAGGAAAGTGATGCTAGCAGTCGCAGCAGTTTACTTTCCGCAAATGGGGGGCCAAAAGTTCGATTCTCTCGATTGGCACGGGTGCGAATGAAACGGAAAATGAAACTTTCCTCCCGGTATATCGATAAGCTTGAACAAGACACCGATTGGAAAGTGATCCAGCAGAGCAAACAGAAGGGTGGGGTGCGAGGTACATTGAAAAGGAAAGGCAATGTAGAGTTAGGTGATCCGGAAAACCTAGTCCCGTTAGTGATATACGGTTTGCTGGGGTTAGCTTTAAATGTCAGCGGCAGTGAGGTTCAGTTGGCAGATGTTGTAAGATTTATCAGAGAAGATCATCTGTCCAACGATAATCTAATCCAATATTTGCCACAGGAAATTGATCCGACATGTTATGCCAGTACACTTCCCAGATTACAAAAAACGCCCGTTACCAGCCATACCACATTAAGAAACAGTGCTTTCAAGTTTGCCGAAATGATACATGCTACTCCGGTTATGCCAAATTTAGCTAAACTCTGTCTTCGGTATTTACAAGAGCTTCAACTTCCGCTGGAATTGCATGGCTACATCAACAACTTGATGGATTGGTTTCATCCCGTTATGAAACGTTCCAGTTCCTGTATGCCCAATTATGAGGGTCGTGCTATGGCCTTTATCCTTTTCGCTCTTAAATTACTCTTCGGATTGAATGATAACACAGAAGTAAGGATATCAAGTTCTGTTGCAGATTTGAATCGTTTGAATGCTCAAACgggaaatcaaacaaaaacagcATTCGTATTCACTGAATGGCTTGAATATATAGAAGCGAGAAAAGTCATTATAAGTCAGGTGTACTATCCGGTCAACCGGTTGACAGCAACCGATGACAACGTTGCTCCAGATCCAGGTCTTTTTATAAGtttcaattccaaaaaaataaacccCACTGACGCTACCAAACCAACTACTAGCGACAAGTCTCGTCGGGAGCATTTAACTAGACTTAAAGATATAACAAGTACCATAATTCAAACATATTATAAACCAAACAGGACTAAGCCTACAACAAGCATCGATTTCGAACCAAGCCTTACACCATATCGATCTTATCTTGAGACGATAATGTTGGCGCAAAAAAATGACAGTAGTATTCACATTCCCGAGTTCATGTCCGTGGATCATACAGATCGAACTATCGAGCCGCTTATCAACATCTCCGAGTTCAGAAGACTTCTCCAAGAAAACTGCCGAATCAAGCTACGTGCCAGAAAACTCAAATCCAATCTAGAGAGCTTCCATTTCATAAAACCTTTGACGAATGTTAGCTCACAGGTGATCGACGATTTTTATAAGGTTCATGTGAACTGCACCGAAACCGATTGGTGCCCCTTAGATAAATCGCAAAATCCCGCACCAACCAGCAATGAAATCCTTGACGAAATTGTCGTTCGCAACGAAATCGACAGACAGTACACGGCTTTACAAAAACCCAAATCATCTGACGGAATCGCTACCAAACTCGCCAAACTCGACGAATCGATAGCAGCTTCTGAAAGCATGTTTTCCGACACAGCGTCGTTCATGTACTATCCATATCAACAATCCCCAATCGAAACAGCCAACCTGCCGCTCAGGCATCACACCTTGCTGGTTCCCAATTACGACTACTGGGTCCGACCGATAAATCGGCCAGAGCAAGCTGCTGCTACCTTGAACTGTTGCTGTCTACCGGACAATTTTTACCTGGTGCTGAACGAGTGTGCCCGGGTTGTGGAAAATAGCCCTTTAGTTATTTATCAAGAGTTGATCGTTTTGGAGGACTACTTTTTCTACGCGGTCCAACCGCCGGAACGATGGTGTGAAATGGCAGACCCCTGCGCAGCCAGGAAGAATATCTTTCGGGAAAACTCTAACATTGGAGACAGGTCAACGACTATGCGAGTTGTCAATAGCGTGTCGAAATATTAG